The Pseudorasbora parva isolate DD20220531a chromosome 19, ASM2467924v1, whole genome shotgun sequence genomic sequence atttaaggcaatgactgaggagaaaatgagaatacagggaaccaggggaaaatgagaatacagggaacctatgagtcattaaaaaagaattacCAACGAGCAGCCATTagcggggccaagcgcaaagaaagCAATAAGACATACCAACATAGCTCGGTGTGTCAAACCAACTTAAACAGCAATCAAaggcattttaaaatgattttagacaaaatagcttaaaaaaatcatgatttAATGCTTTatcacttttgaccaataggtggcgcaGTTACGAAATTGATGTGGTTTGGTCAGAGTGAGGTGAcaatgactacgtttacatggacagcagtaatctaattattgaccttattctaaataagacaatattctgattaaggtgtttacatgagttgcttttagagtactccgttcatgttcccgttttacatgtgatagaacatagatcgattatggcacgtcattacgtccccatgccacgctatgttctccaacatccaatcatagcgtgactttggcaggtgCGTTAATTTAATGGGCTCAGGAGACCCGCTGTAgcttcacctgcgggtgtcgctgttggacagtgctactttacattaagaagtataaaaaaacatgcgtttttataatgttttatatagctacatttatgttgatttatttttgtaatattatgtattgtttCTTTCCgtttttctgaagagacactgcccctctttgacagcctacatttagaataatagctttgattaatgatgaaaagggtttaaaaatttgaagccacaggcgttcactgaatgacccatctggtttgcgattacagatacaaacttattgtattttacttttacaatgagcataataattacaacaaaaataaaaaaaaatatagagagaggacgcagtgttcagaatgaacagtcaagtaaaacacacacatagcaacgcgttatggcaacgacatttcagactgacagatatgtaaaagataaacgggacttttccgccatttgttactggtttgtagacgttgttatattaattataattccaattctgttttattggccatAATATTATCGATGATGGTtgaaaggggcacttttgattaattttcaaaaagggcagaggctcaAACCCACAAAGCCCTTTCCTCTGCACTTCCCTGGTGTGCGTAACgttatgtgtcctgtcacaaaatgcggcgGAATCTCCAACAcgacattaatagttagatttaggtgtgtacatgtctccgataatgcgactaaaataggcatactccacgtcttaatccgatttatgtttagttagattatgactttaatcagattaaggtcattagaaatcgctgtctacatggtagcctcttaatcagagtattgtcttaatcagattaatatcggagtattgttgtccatgtaaacgtagtcaatgACACTAgcaaatgttggtgtcattatgtcaaagcatttcagagatacagcctcaataccaagtttcgtaatgATATGGcaatgcttttgtaaaatatagCACGTTTTGACTAAATTGGCTATGCTTTGGCTCGGCGTGATGCCACCAATCTAAAGAGACaatgatagacaactactctgtaagtgtttgtaacttttctcatttgattgtttgttaatttgttgttggataagtgtgtctgtgtagtgctgaggtgtgtattattagttttggtatattctctcggtgtgtgtgggagttagcatttgttgagttagcatttgtttggtcagtgCCACGTTgggaagcgagtttgttgggggcgtggccagcgaggtattaaaagccttgtgtgtttgaaacattttggctagagaggagcaattcaattgactgatagacaactactctgtaagtgtttgtaacttttctcatttgattgtttgttaatttgttgttggataagtgtgtctgtgtagtgctgaggtgtgtattattagttttggtatattctctcggtgtgtgtgtgggagttagcatttgtttggtcagtgCCACGTTgggaagcgagtttgttgggggcgttcccagctgctttcaataacgatactcaagtgagtataaatagcgtgatagtccgcggaagcggcagtgtgaagccctccttgtgtgaagaccgacgagtgtaaagacttcaactcttcccagtgcaactcctcccgagcaaggaccccggcaaggcactttagtatcatcttccttttcattatttgtgttcggctctaattcctatctggccttttcaccatgtgctttcaaatctcaactataactactagcactcgtaaatcacgctccgtacgcacgagacgccgtaatcctaataatttgcgctatatcctaacatcctctgctactttactctttattccaattggtctctggaattgccagtcggctgtaaacagagcagactttatttcatctattgggactcattctcagcttagcctcatggccctaactgagacctggatcaaaccagagaacactgccactcctgcagccctctcaagcaattatactttttcacacactcctcggcctattgggaggggtgggggtactggtttgcttatctcaaatgattggaaatttgatccattaccgtctctaccggccagttcatttgaatcgcactcaatcactattactcaccctgttaaaatccatgtggtagtggtctatcgtcctccaggtcctccactgattctgcttggcgacttcaacatccatcttgataaacacctagctgcagacttcagcactctactgacttcatttgaccttaagttagtatctactacggctactcacagatcaggtaaccaattagacctggtctacacacgcaactgctccacagacaacactttatttactccattacacacctcagaccactctctcatcactcttaacctcatactgactcctgatacaaaacgtactcctacacagattacctttcggcgtaatctacgctcactctctccctctcgcctatccactatggtttcatcttcactccctccacctgctccgttctcagcactggacactaacagtgctaccgacactctttgctccaatcttaacatcctccttagacagtttttgccccctttcatccagaccagcccgccccaccccatctgccccctggctgtctgaagttctccgtgaacatcgctctggactcagggcggcagagaggaaatggcataaatctaaaaacaatactgaccttgccttttatcagtctcttctctcttctttctctacaaatgtctccactgctaaaacaacatactaccacaacaaaatcaacaattgctctgactctcgccaactctttaaaacattctcctctctcctttgtccacctcctccccctccttcatcaactcttacagctgatgactttgcatcatttttcaccaacaaaacagctctcattagcaaacagttctcctcatcactaactgacacgcacatctcaacaactaacacgaacacgcttccatccttctctccactctccgaggcagatatttctaaactcatcctttccaatcaccctactacctgtccacttgatcctattcctACTCACCTCCTTCATGCTATTTcgtcttcaatcactcctgcactcactcacattgtcaacacttctcttcacacgggcacctttcccacagcatttaagcaggctcgggtaaccccactgcttaagaaaccctctctgaatccagcacttttagaaaactaccgaccggtatcccttctgcctttcattgcaaagacccttgagcgagttgtgttcaatcaactctctatgtttcttgaacgggacaacctcctagacaacaaccaatccggcttcaaaagtggcgattcgactgagactgccttgctctcggtaactgaggcactgagactggcaaaagcagcttctaaatcctcagtgctcattctgctggatctgtctgctgcttttgacacagttaaccaccagatcctcctgtcaacacttaagaggacggggatctcaggatctgctctccagtggttcaggtcttacctctctggtaggtcctacagggtgtcatggagaggtgaagtgtctaagtctcaTAAtttagctactggggttccacagggctcagtccttggaccacttctcttctccatctacatgtcatcattaggttctgtcattcagaaacacggcttctcctatcactgctatgcggatgacactcaactctacttctcatttcaaccagatgatcctacagtcagtgttcgtatcgctgcctgtctgacagacatttctgactggatgaaagagcatcatcttaaactcaatcttgcaaagacagaattaccgtattttccggactataagtcgctccggagtataagtcgcatcagtcaaaaaatgcgtcatgacgcggaaaaaaacatatataagtcgcactggactataagtcgcattagggcagagctggagccgcgcgcatgcgagcacgcgagcacccgcgcgcgcatgcgaccacctgctcgcgtgcactcgctcgtgcccgcttcactgcataacccgagcagaagaaagaaagtttgaagtgagtgagaaacttgtaagggactggcgaaaagcagatgttactttaattgtgatgaagaagaaaaagaaatctacttgcggactgtaagcaagatggccagagctgaaggaacgagtccacagaggcttgaactctctgccgggagaggctctgccgcgcgagacgaacgctttgagaatcgttctccgctgcatgttttactacatgctgtttgtattttgcagaataagattttctttatgggagcattttgtttgtgttcagtctttctaagttgttgtgtataagtaaatattaggctacaggagcagcatagagcgcattctcgcggctatatgtttattcttgtcagtcagtatgaatttaatttgatatataagtcgcacctgactataagtcgcaggaccagccaaactatgaaaaaaagtgcgacttatagtccggaaaatacggtacttgttttctcaaccaacccagcacttcatcaaaatttctccattcagcttggttcatcgaccataactccatcaaggacagcaagaaaccttggagttgtgattgatgaccagttaaacttcactgaccacattactgcaacagcccggtcctgcagatttgctttatacaacattagaaagattagacccttcctatcagaacaggctgcacaactcctggttcaagctcttgttctctccagactggattattgtaatgctcttctggctgggcttccagcatgcactatcaaacccttgcagctgatccagaatgcagcggcgagagtggtctttaatgagccgaagagagcgcatgttacgcctctcttcatcaaactgcactggttgccaatggctgctcgcatcaaattcaaggcactagttatcgcctacaaaacaacctctggctctgcaccaatatacctaaattcacttgttcagacttacacaccctccagaagcttgcgttctgcgagcgagcggcgcctcgtggttccatcccaaagaggcatgaaatcgctctcacggacattttcctggaccgttcccacctggtggaatgacctgccgatctcaattcgtgctgccgagtctgtagccattcttaaaaaacatcttaagacacatcttttccatttgcacttgaccaatacagaatagcacttactgatcaccacagcaacgaccaaaagcgcacactcctggatcatatctacgtctctcatccggatttgtgccttcaggcgggtatgttacatagttatcataactatcagaatccagtgttctgtatattgcgtacgtgagtttttgttgtagatggctattgctgcgcgtttagctagaatacaaaaccaacccattgggccactgaatctgcattaacgacaacagctggggcaacagccttagtcctaatgggttgtagctatcttagctatcaaaatccagtgttcggcactttgcggacatgagttttttttgtagatgtctgtctttaaaaaaaaaaaaaaaaaaattgttgtgtattgtgctaattaattgagatttcttacagctcttacaggtttttggccttgtctgttccgttgcttctattactctccccttttttgtaagtcgctttggataaaagcgtctgctaaatgattaaatgtaaatgtaaatgtaatgacaagttttgtgatttttggctaAAGCATTGTCAAGTTATCATCAAAAATGTCACATTTTTGTATCTCTGGACCACTAGGTGGCACTGCACCAAAACTCTGCAGGCAGCCTTAAGTCATGGTTGGCATAACACATACTAAGTTTAGTTAGAATATgctaaagcattgcagagatatagcctactttcatttttgtgtgaagtttGTCGAATTCATTTGTTTGTTATTCGAAAACAATTTGACTAATCATCTTGATTCTAATATCGTTTTTGTCAGCATAGTCTGACggtgatctggttcaattttcatgaGAATTGGGGCTatggcctaggaggagttcgaaaaagtaggtttttcgtaaaattcaaaatggcagaaaaattttcatgacggaaaatgacgtcatagggatCGAAACGTCATGAGCTCATGCATCAGAGGAAAAAAGAATTTcgtttctagcccttatggttcaaaagttattagcataaacataagTCCATttttggacagttggtggcgctagagggatatTGTTTGAGAGATTCCAAACTTGGTGTGGTTAATGTTTGGACTGTCCTCTATCTTTGTGCCAAAGCTCATAACTTTTTACCaagcggttctatgggctgccatagactttcggcggaataataataataagaagaaatctAACGGTTttaataggtgcctccgcaccttcggtgcttggcccgtaaatagttctcaaggagttacttagaacctggaacagtattctaaagtgaaaacataagaaacccattcataattaatgaagaattaccaaatagttaatagttaaataattaagcctaactaccattaatacagtactaataaaggaaatttgaccctctattctaaagagaaagttttatcctcattaattatggcacttattgaatgatatttaagtttattgacCAGAATAAGTCaataattaagcctaactaccattaatacagtactaataaaaggcaatttgaccctctattctaaagtgaaaattTTATCCTCAATTATAATAGTAATTTAAATAAGTTAATAAGCAGCTTCTACAgacacaaaacatattttttgtctatttggATAAATAGTGAAAAGTACAACATGAACGTATTGGCAACATTTAAACAAAGGTGTTTTTAcctcaaaatacataaaatatattttatatcatataaaaaCTTACAATTTTCCTTTTACCATTTTATAGATAAGTTACATGTTACTTCTCTAAACACAAACATAATTTTACAGAGACTAAAAATGACAATACAACTTAATGGGTTAATGGGCAATATAGCATTTCAATTATATTTTGAGCCACTAATCTCACTCAAACCTCTAAACCTACACataaccatttttttaaatgaaaaaatataaagaaaaacataaaagtgtaatcacaatcatttctttattgtgaaaaagtcaaaagcggtaccaatAGTAGTCCGAGTGAcgatgtgttgcagtcgcagtcctctctggtgatatagttttgtatgaggtaacgttacagagaatttaagttatttaatttaaacttaatccCACTATTTGAAGGCGCGCGTTTCTCTTATTCACCAcagactaaaaactaaaacacgGCTTGTCGcaatctgtgacgaagcaggcgagagccaatgagcgtttGATATCACTGCCGTAAAACGCAATGTTTGAATTCCCAACGAGCGCGGGATTTGTTTACGGTCGCTGctgaagagaaagatggagcgcaggatttgtttacggtcgctgttgaagagaaagatggagaACGCTGGATAAAGAAGTTCCTCGTATGGATTCTaaagatgtggattacaccgaaCAAATTAAATTAGTGTCTTTTGTGAATTTATGTTGCGTTTTGGTGTACATTCTAGTCATTGTGGCCCATGGCAAGCAAAATAAGTATTACATGATAAATCATGGTTAAATGATTACAgaaatcttatttattttagggTTTTAAGGTGTAGTTTGTTTAATGTAAATCCTTTGAACTGAGTGTGCAGCAGAATGTTTATTGCACGTAGAACCacactttacataaaaatacacataaCTGCTAAACAATAAGAATTTATCTTTAGAATAGAGGGTCAACTGAAACTTAAATATCATTCAATAAGTGtcataattaatgaggataaaactttcactttagaatagagggtcaaatttccttattagtactgtattaatggtagttaggcttaattatttaactattaactatttggtaattcttcattaattatgaatgggttcctcatgttttcactttagaatactgttccaggttctaagtaattccttgagaactatttggtaattcttcattaattatgaatgggttccttatgttttcactttagaatactgttccaggttctaagtaactccttgagaactatttggtaatatttcattaattatgaatgggttccttatgttttcactttagaatactgttccaggttctaagtaactccttgagaactatttggaaaaaaaaatgtaatgactCATAGGTTCTCTGTATTCTCATTTTCCCCTCAGTCATTGCCTTAAATACAGAAATCAGTTGGTATCACATTAACATAAAATGCCTGAGCTATGTTGGCAAGGCACTTAGGGATGGGGTTCTGAACTTCTGGTCGCAGACAatacttacataaaaataaaatcatcaacatcctcattaatgtagtattaaaggggggggggggggtgaaacactcagtttcagtcaatctcatgtcaatcttgagtacctatagagtagtattgcatccttcatatctccgaaaagactttagttttatcatatttataaaagaaatatgggctgtaccaagtctttccggaaaaaaccgagcgcctggaggcgtatcgtgtgggcggagctaaagaatgacaagcgcgcaaagctgtgacgtcctcaagcgtggagaaacccatctatctcagctaatacagatatgatccacaatcaaatctgaggctgaaataaattgaacaggagaaacgccaacatcaggatgtccgtctctgtggtatgtagtgtatttaggggcctttgtgtgcagtttatgaggacatgattcgatttatggactattgtatgtgactagaccttagaggtagcaagcaaaacggttttgcacgtcagagtcagaatagtgtaacgttatacagaacaacaatggagtaaccgttagcgcatttgaatgacgaagcacgcgatcgtatcgttcactgatgtttactcatgcgacggcagaggtggaaagtaacgaattacatttactcgcgttactgtaattgagtagcttttctgtgtacttctgcttttttaagtagttttaaaaatctgtaattttacttttacttaagtacattttgattaaagtattgtacttcgctacattttaaaccacatccgttactgagtaaaaataaatcattaatgcatTATGCAAAGAGGGGAGGAAAAAAAACGCGATCAGGAAATgactaatattgaatagagggcgcggGAGAGAACATGCGCGCAAAAatcagatggagacgaacaagacagacgtcagtgacgcagacccaggtgaaagcaaaacgccgtcgtgaacccctggctagtatggaaatactttggatatagaaaaaaataatgtggttTTGTCCCGGAGGATATCaaatgtgcacaaaatgtggatgcaaatgaagaaacacatagaacatgttcggggcgcacatccctctgtgcaaataaaggtatgtttataacttaaggccgattgatttctgtaacgcagagggaatcccggaatccagtcatgaacattaactttacattataacgtagaatttgcgtaatacacgcaaactggtggatgaacgaaaaactcaaaagtagagctgtaggccttagaaataaatcaaatcgcgacatggtctgtgaacattaaagcacaaaacattgctatatgaatatatgatctgcttgttctctctctgtgaatgagctgctccgtcTACTACATATTGACatattcttaatttttttttacgaattaatgataaaaataagttgttaatctaattcataataatttattgaatttagtttattagacatgttttattgaaattgtaataaacaaaataaacaaatggttttaag encodes the following:
- the LOC137048359 gene encoding uncharacterized protein — protein: MESGSSTITPSRTARNLGVVIDDQLNFTDHITATARSCRFALYNIRKIRPFLSEQAAQLLVQALVLSRLDYCNALLAGLPACTIKPLQLIQNAAARVVFNEPKRAHVTPLFIKLHWLPMAARIKFKALVIAYKTTSGSAPIYLNSLVQTYTPSRSLRSASERRLVVPSQRGMKSLSRTFSWTVPTWWNDLPISIRAAESVAILKKHLKTHLFHLHLTNTE